GAGATCTTTAGCACTCCACCTTTAGAGTCCGTTGTGCGGTCCACAAGAATTCCAATAAACCATGACCAGGTTCGTTTTCTTTTACTACCAATCACAAACTGTGGACTCCAACATGCAGCTTTTTATTCCTTTAGAGCTTTACTTTCTTATTCGGCAAATCCAAGATGCATCCATTTTTTGTGCAACTAGAAGACAGAAATTCccttttctatatatatatatatatatatatatatatatatatatgtatgtatgtatgatgTATGCATGTTCGTATGTGAAGACCAAGAGTCCCTTTTCACTAGCAAAGCCCATTTGCCCAAGATAAGTCAGCAACAACTTCTCATGGATCGGTCAAACTTGgataaagaaaatagataagGCTGAGCAATCCTCATCTTGGTTAAACTCCAAAAGCCACAAGGACTCCAACTGGTAAGGATTCGGTCAATAATTCCGATCTACATTATCCAATTTGGATTGGGTTTCGTACACAGGCCCAAACTCGAAACATGATTCAATACAAACATTATTAATTTATtagtctccctctctcttccttgaGAAGGTGCTGTTGCCACATTGTTCTTGGCAACATGCAGGTGCTCTACAAAGCTCTCAAGAGCCTAGCTAAATAAACTAAAATCAGATTCTCTAATTAGCCATTATAGTATCAAAAGCAAACCTTTAGGATTGAAAGAGACCAGAGAATGTCTCTTCAATAATCCCCTAAAACCTGTGCACTATTGGGCTGGGCAACAGACCTTTAATGACAGCTCTCACATAAGACACCTGATAAAACGGATTAGTAATGGTGAATGTTGCAAAAAGAACTAGACTGTCACTTGCAAGATAATCCAAGAACTTAGGCGTgctctctcaacttctagcaAAGAATGGCATGATAAAAGTACACCAGAAAGTATCAGAAAAGAAATCGCAATGCCTTTATGCTAATATATATGAGATATTAAAGTTCTACATTGCGTTATCTCCATTCTTTCTCAGTTGACAGTCAGAAAACAAGGAACTCATGTTCTCTATCAACTTAAACCTCTGAGTCCAAAAAATTGTGTTTTCCAGGTCGCTTGTCAAAAGCATAAGCCTCAAAACATTAAGCAGACAGACTAACAGATTACTGACTATGCACAGATTTCattcaaataaaacaaattatGGAGTCTTGAGCTGAGGAAGAAGGGATTGTTGGCTTTCGATTCCTTATGATATTGTCCGAACAGGAGCCAGCGGACGGAATGGATTCTAAGTGAAGTAAATGAAGTAAAAACACCACGGTCGCTAATCCCATGTATCACCTCTGGAAGTTCACCATAATCTGTCTTTTCCCCCTATGGCACCACGAATCGAACCGGACAATCCGCTCTAAAAGACCGTAACGACACATGCCTATTACTTCCCCTACGAAAGACGGGCACTCACGACGCAGCGATTGCATCCGCGGCGAGAAGGGGGAAAAGAGCCCGAATCACCTGTGAATTGGACGTCACAAGAGTAGCCCTTGAGCTGCGCCGCGTCCACCGCTTCCTTGTCCGACTTGAACCTGTTCACCCTCGTCTGAAGAATCTGGCAATTCTCGGCAGTCGACTCGCCGCCTGCAGACACAAAAACCCCGCAGAACCCCCCATCACCACTCCCGCGGCCAGCATTACGAATTCCTtccgaaagaagaaaagagagaaatggggAATGGAGGGGGGGCGGTGACCTTTGGAGAAGGGGACGATGTGGTCGTACTCGAAGCAGAGGCAGCCCTGGCAGTTGCAGAAGCGCTTGCAGACGACGTTGCCGGCGGCGTCCCTGCGCCACCGCTCCGGGTGGCGGCCGGGGACgacggccgccgccgcccagCACCGGCTCTTCGCCTTGGAGTCGAAGAACCGCGGCCTCTCGTCGCCGTTGGTGGCGGCGCCGGAGCGACGAGGCGAGGACGGAGGGGAGCTCATGATGCTGCTGCGCCTCTCGTGTTCGTCGAAACGCCGCTTAGAACTTGAACGCGACGGTCTTCCAATAAGACGAGGCCTTGAAAATCGAATTCCGACATAACAGTTACCTTAAAAAAAAGCCATCTTTTgtatttagggtgcgtttgatcCTGAACTTTagtgtaaaatctcaaattaataagG
The nucleotide sequence above comes from Eucalyptus grandis isolate ANBG69807.140 chromosome 2, ASM1654582v1, whole genome shotgun sequence. Encoded proteins:
- the LOC104420172 gene encoding uncharacterized protein LOC104420172, with translation MSSPPSSPRRSGAATNGDERPRFFDSKAKSRCWAAAAVVPGRHPERWRRDAAGNVVCKRFCNCQGCLCFEYDHIVPFSKGGESTAENCQILQTRVNRFKSDKEAVDAAQLKGYSCDVQFTDKELDIIEMAVYGDVIRPGNECRCKTVAEMLGTFKSKHPKAACKLPYSNETL